The Periplaneta americana isolate PAMFEO1 chromosome 2, P.americana_PAMFEO1_priV1, whole genome shotgun sequence genome has a window encoding:
- the LOC138695102 gene encoding leucine-rich repeat-containing protein 70-like, whose translation MYSRVCAVLCLNLAVDVLCVQRQRPSACEFSDDLSVATCRDKFLNGIASGKEEFPDGLVYLDFSGNSMKELNDYTLPEWNIHDVKYLNMSRNNIMTVTELAFFGLYLLENVDLSRNRINSFHRDAFLFLPKLLHLNLSENFLTYIEEGTFSENKALETLLLANNNIVAFNNFVFNVENSLNLLDVSGNELTEFGSILSVELLKLKELRLSRNELQTIPGRSFAKCRHVSYLLLSENNISIIESEAFYGLENLEHLDLSRNDIARVRAFAFELKENTSVLSTEQDSVASNLKFLNLSHNKINSFNFEEIIPIDSYGDITTKFSNLQTVDLSSNSLETLDETSVSWLRTSSVYVNFSGNKWKCLCDTLYDIYRELKNIVTLQCEFPDNLNGYNWTVLEDVLQCHIPANEPEQVSYSEYNDDEERYSTPSEQDKISPDPFYLPNVLISGIHVVTILVAIIVVLLITHKYIAGKPEEDEFW comes from the coding sequence ATGTATTCGAGAGTGTGTGCAGTTTTGTGTCTGAATCTTGCAGTGGATGTTCTGTGTGTGCAAAGACAGAGGCCGAGTGCTTGTGAGTTTAGCGATGACTTATCGGTTGCTACGTGCAGAGACAAATTCTTGAATGGAATAGCCAGCGGCAAAGAGGAGTTCCCCGATGGCTTGGTTTACCTAGACTTCTCTGGAAACTCGATGAAGGAACTCAACGACTACACTTTGCCAGAATGGAATATCCACGACGTGAAATATCTCAACATGTCTCGAAATAATATTATGACTGTCACGGAACTAGCTTTCTTTGGACTTTACCTCCTTGAAAATGTAGATCTGTCAAGAAACAGAATTAATTCTTTTCATAGAGATGCATTTCTTTTTTTACCAAAacttttacatttgaatttatctGAAAACTTCCTCACTTACATTGAAGAAGGGACGTTTTCGGAGAATAAGGCTCTTGAAACATTGTTGCTGGCCAATAACAATATTGTAGCttttaataattttgtgtttaatgTAGAAAACAGTCTAAATTTACTAGATGTGTCGGGGAATGAACTGACGGAATTTGGCTCAATCTTGTCAGTAGAGCTACTTAAACTGAAAGAGCTGCGCTTATCAAGAAATGAACTGCAGACGATTCCTGGAAGAAGTTTTGCGAAATGTAGACATGTATCGTATTTGTTGTTGTCTGAGAACAACATTTCTATTATTGAATCAGAGGCATTTTACGGACTTGAGAATCTGGAACATTTGGATCTTTCTAGGAATGATATTGCACGGGTTAGAGCATTTGCTtttgaattgaaagaaaatacatCTGTTTTGTCTACAGAGCAGGATAGTGTCGCGTCAAATTTGAAATTTCTGAATCTGTCTCACAACAAAATAAATTCCTTTAATTTTGAGGAAATCATCCCTATAGACTCTTATGGTGACATAACGACCAAATTTTCTAACTTGCAAACAGTAGATTTGAGTTCAAATAGTCTGGAAACCTTAGATGAGACATCGGTGTCTTGGTTACGTACCTCGAGTGTTTACGTCAATTTTTCAGGCAATAAGTGGAAGTGTCTATGCGATACGCTCTACGACATCTACAGGGAGTTGAAAAACATTGTAACACTTCAGTGTGAGTTCCCGGATAATTTAAATGGATATAACTGGACTGTTTTGGAGGACGTTCTACAGTGTCACATTCCTGCAAACGAGCCAGAACAAGTATCTTACTCGGAATATAATGATGATGAGGAACGTTACAGTACTCCAAGTGAACAAGACAAAATATCTCCGGACCCATTTTACCTACCAAACGTTCTTATTTCCGGAATACATGTGGTAACTATTTTGGTAGCAATTATCGTGGTTCTTCTCATAACACACAAGTACATTGCAGGAAAACCTGAGGAAGATGAATTCTGGTGA